In Hoeflea ulvae, one genomic interval encodes:
- a CDS encoding FKBP-type peptidyl-prolyl cis-trans isomerase has product MSEAKSGDTVRINYTGKLTDGTRFDSSEGREPLEFQLGSGQIIPGLDRGVEGMKVGDKQTVTVPAEEAYGPHDAAKVQQVPRNALPPELEPQEGMQLQAQTPEGAQMTLIVTAVAEQEITVDANHPLAGKDLIFEIEMVEILKAA; this is encoded by the coding sequence ATGAGCGAGGCCAAATCCGGCGACACCGTGCGGATAAACTACACCGGCAAACTGACAGACGGCACCCGGTTCGACAGCTCCGAAGGGCGTGAGCCCTTGGAGTTCCAGCTGGGTTCCGGTCAGATCATCCCCGGTCTTGACCGCGGAGTCGAGGGCATGAAGGTCGGTGACAAGCAGACTGTCACCGTTCCGGCCGAAGAAGCCTACGGTCCCCACGATGCGGCGAAGGTTCAACAAGTTCCGCGCAATGCCCTGCCGCCTGAGCTCGAGCCGCAGGAAGGCATGCAGTTGCAGGCGCAAACGCCGGAGGGAGCGCAGATGACACTGATCGTGACCGCCGTCGCCGAACAGGAAATCACCGTCGACGCCAACCATCCGCTGGCTGGCAAGGATCTGATTTTCGAAATCGAGATGGTCGAGATCCTCAAGGCGGCCTGA
- a CDS encoding MerR family transcriptional regulator, which produces MNISIGDLARRSRVKVPTIRYYEQIGLLPQAARTEGNQRRYGRAELDRLNFIRHARELGFEIGDIRELLALTAEPQASCHQVDSITRNHLAEIDQRITRLQALRGELKRMVSECGHGRICNCRIIEVLADHGQCASEH; this is translated from the coding sequence ATGAATATTTCCATTGGCGATCTGGCAAGGCGCTCACGGGTCAAGGTGCCGACCATCCGCTATTACGAGCAGATCGGCCTGTTGCCGCAGGCGGCACGGACCGAGGGCAACCAGCGGCGCTATGGACGCGCCGAGCTCGACCGGCTCAATTTCATCCGCCATGCCCGGGAGCTGGGCTTCGAGATCGGCGATATCCGCGAATTGCTGGCACTGACAGCGGAGCCGCAGGCCTCATGTCACCAGGTCGACAGCATCACCCGCAATCACCTGGCGGAAATCGACCAGCGCATCACGCGGCTGCAGGCGCTGCGCGGCGAGCTGAAGCGGATGGTGTCGGAATGCGGCCATGGCCGGATCTGCAATTGCCGGATCATCGAGGTGCTGGCCGATCACGGGCAATGCGCCAGCGAGCACTGA
- the rpsT gene encoding 30S ribosomal protein S20, giving the protein MANTTSAKKATRKIARRTDVNKARRSRVRGFLRTVEEAISSGDQTAAAAALKAAQPELMRAASKGVVHANTASRKMSRLSNRVKALSA; this is encoded by the coding sequence ATGGCCAATACAACTTCGGCGAAAAAAGCAACTCGCAAGATTGCCCGCCGCACTGACGTCAACAAGGCACGCCGGTCGCGTGTCCGCGGTTTCCTGCGCACCGTCGAGGAAGCCATCAGCTCCGGCGACCAGACCGCTGCAGCCGCAGCACTCAAGGCCGCACAGCCTGAACTGATGCGCGCCGCCAGCAAGGGCGTGGTTCACGCCAATACGGCATCGCGGAAGATGTCGCGGCTGTCGAACCGGGTCAAGGCGCTGAGCGCCTAA
- a CDS encoding type II toxin-antitoxin system VapC family toxin: MILDTNVISEFVAPTPSKMVVDWFSSVPEGGLYVPAIVKAEILLGIELLPAGRRKSILETFVKGFLLPYEQGRILPFEDADAPHYARIVSARRLKGRPLAGIDAQIAAIALRRGLPIATRNIRDFADCGVTLINPWDPAP, from the coding sequence ATGATTCTCGACACCAATGTAATCTCGGAGTTTGTGGCTCCGACCCCTTCAAAGATGGTTGTCGACTGGTTCAGTTCGGTGCCTGAAGGCGGACTCTATGTCCCGGCCATTGTAAAAGCCGAGATTTTGCTTGGTATCGAGCTGTTGCCGGCTGGCCGAAGGAAGTCGATCCTGGAGACCTTTGTAAAAGGCTTTCTCCTCCCTTATGAGCAGGGACGCATTCTGCCTTTCGAGGATGCGGATGCACCACATTACGCCAGGATCGTCAGCGCTCGAAGGCTAAAAGGCCGTCCGCTTGCCGGGATTGACGCCCAGATCGCCGCCATTGCGCTCAGGCGCGGCCTGCCGATCGCCACCCGCAATATCCGTGATTTTGCCGATTGCGGCGTCACCCTCATCAACCCCTGGGACCCTGCGCCATGA
- the dnaA gene encoding chromosomal replication initiator protein DnaA: MNRSNQVFDRVTARLKAQVGPEVFTSWFGRLKLQSASKSVVRLSVPTTFLKSWINNKYLDQITALFQDEDAGILKVEIVVRSATRAAGPNSGDSDTASPSEAVSPGQPAAVSKRREAPLMVNGAGAHFSGFAKGQQAANSVIGSPLDPRYTFDSYVEGSSNRVALAAAKTIAEAGTGSVRFNPLFIHSSVGLGKTHLLQAIAAAASRHARNPRVVYLTAEYFMWRFATAIRDNDALSFKESLRNIDLLVIDDMQFLQGKSIQHEFCHLLNMLLDSARQVVVAADRAPWELESLDPRVRSRLQGGVAIEIEAPDYEMRLDMLRQRLAVAQIEDGTLDIGEDILGHVAQNITASGRELEGAFNQLLFRRSFEPNLTLERVDQLLGHLVNAGEPKRVRIEDIQRVVSRHYNVSRQELVSDRRTRVIVKPRQIAMYLAKTMTPRSFPEIGRRFGGRDHTTVLHAVRKIEGLITADTKLGHEIELLKRLIIE, from the coding sequence ATGAACAGAAGCAATCAGGTTTTCGATCGGGTGACGGCGCGTCTGAAGGCGCAGGTCGGACCTGAGGTTTTCACAAGCTGGTTCGGCCGGCTGAAGCTTCAGTCCGCCTCCAAGAGCGTCGTTCGCCTGTCGGTCCCGACCACCTTTCTGAAATCATGGATCAACAACAAGTATCTCGACCAGATCACGGCGCTGTTTCAGGACGAAGACGCCGGCATTCTCAAGGTCGAGATCGTCGTCCGCTCGGCGACCCGGGCTGCAGGCCCCAATTCCGGCGACAGCGACACGGCAAGCCCCTCAGAAGCCGTGAGCCCCGGCCAGCCGGCCGCCGTGTCCAAGCGCCGCGAAGCGCCACTGATGGTCAATGGCGCAGGCGCCCACTTCTCCGGCTTTGCCAAGGGACAGCAGGCGGCCAATTCGGTGATCGGCTCGCCGCTTGACCCGCGCTACACCTTCGACAGCTATGTCGAGGGCTCGTCCAACCGGGTAGCGCTCGCCGCCGCCAAGACCATTGCCGAAGCCGGCACCGGTTCGGTCCGCTTCAACCCGCTGTTCATCCACTCCAGCGTCGGCCTGGGCAAGACCCATCTGCTGCAGGCAATCGCCGCCGCGGCCAGCCGCCATGCCCGCAACCCGCGGGTGGTCTATCTGACCGCCGAATATTTCATGTGGCGCTTCGCCACCGCCATTCGCGACAATGACGCGCTGTCGTTCAAGGAATCGCTGCGCAATATCGACCTTCTGGTGATCGACGACATGCAGTTCCTGCAGGGCAAGTCGATCCAGCACGAATTCTGCCATTTGCTCAACATGCTGCTCGATTCGGCCCGCCAGGTGGTTGTCGCCGCCGACCGCGCGCCTTGGGAGCTGGAATCGCTTGATCCGCGCGTACGCTCGCGCCTGCAGGGCGGCGTTGCCATCGAGATCGAGGCACCCGACTACGAGATGCGGCTGGACATGCTGCGCCAGCGGCTGGCCGTGGCCCAGATCGAGGACGGCACGCTTGATATCGGCGAAGACATTCTGGGCCATGTGGCGCAGAACATCACCGCCAGCGGCCGCGAACTGGAAGGCGCTTTCAACCAGCTGCTGTTCCGCCGCAGCTTCGAGCCCAACCTGACGCTGGAACGGGTCGACCAGTTGCTCGGCCACCTGGTCAATGCCGGCGAGCCGAAGCGGGTTCGCATCGAGGACATCCAGCGGGTGGTGTCACGCCACTACAATGTTTCCCGGCAGGAACTGGTGTCGGACCGGCGCACCCGGGTCATCGTCAAGCCACGGCAGATCGCCATGTATCTGGCCAAGACCATGACGCCGCGCTCGTTCCCCGAGATCGGCCGCCGGTTCGGTGGCCGCGACCACACCACCGTGCTGCATGCGGTGCGCAAGATTGAAGGCCTGATCACCGCGGACACCAAACTCGGCCACGAGATCGAACTGCTCAAGCGCCTGATCATCGAATAG
- a CDS encoding FitA-like ribbon-helix-helix domain-containing protein has product MATLTIRNLDDSVKQALRERAARHGVSMEEEARVMLREGLVEADNVTTGRQESLWDRVTKLREKYGTADLEIPERTELAGERDVFADWRDEK; this is encoded by the coding sequence ATGGCAACACTGACCATCCGCAATCTCGATGACAGCGTCAAGCAGGCCCTGCGCGAACGCGCCGCGCGCCATGGCGTCTCCATGGAAGAAGAGGCCCGCGTGATGTTGCGTGAGGGGCTTGTCGAAGCTGACAACGTCACCACCGGAAGGCAGGAAAGCCTCTGGGACAGGGTCACCAAATTGCGGGAGAAATACGGAACCGCAGATTTGGAGATTCCAGAGCGTACGGAACTGGCTGGCGAACGCGATGTTTTTGCCGACTGGCGAGACGAGAAATGA
- the ubiE gene encoding bifunctional demethylmenaquinone methyltransferase/2-methoxy-6-polyprenyl-1,4-benzoquinol methylase UbiE, which translates to MSQQRVATEGGMQTSYGFRTVEDGQKQELVNDVFHKVAKRYDIMNDVMSAGLHRVWKDAMVATLNPPRRPGFRFLDVAGGTGDIAFRIVAASDKQAQGTVLDINGSMLGVGAERAAKKGYADNLEFVEANAEQLPFEDASFDAYTIAFGIRNVPDIDKALREAYRVLRRGGRFLCLEFSEVEMPILDRVYDAWSFNGIPAMGKAIAGEAEPYQYLVESIRKFPRQADFAAMIERAGFSRVNYTNYTGGIAALHSAWKI; encoded by the coding sequence ATGTCACAACAGCGCGTCGCCACGGAAGGCGGAATGCAGACCAGTTACGGGTTCCGCACCGTCGAGGACGGCCAGAAGCAGGAACTGGTCAATGACGTCTTTCACAAGGTCGCCAAGCGCTACGACATCATGAATGATGTCATGTCCGCCGGGCTGCACCGGGTCTGGAAGGATGCGATGGTCGCAACCCTCAATCCGCCGCGCCGCCCGGGCTTCCGCTTTCTCGATGTGGCCGGCGGCACAGGCGACATCGCCTTCCGCATTGTCGCAGCCTCGGACAAGCAGGCGCAGGGCACAGTGCTCGACATCAATGGCTCGATGCTCGGCGTCGGCGCCGAGCGCGCCGCCAAGAAGGGCTATGCCGACAATCTCGAATTCGTCGAGGCCAATGCCGAACAACTGCCCTTCGAGGACGCGAGTTTCGACGCCTACACCATCGCCTTCGGCATCCGCAACGTGCCCGACATCGACAAGGCGCTGCGCGAGGCCTACCGGGTGCTGCGCCGCGGCGGCCGCTTCCTCTGCCTGGAATTCTCCGAGGTCGAGATGCCGATTCTCGATCGTGTTTATGACGCCTGGTCGTTCAACGGCATTCCCGCCATGGGCAAGGCCATTGCCGGCGAGGCCGAGCCCTACCAGTATCTGGTCGAATCGATCCGCAAGTTTCCGCGCCAGGCCGATTTTGCCGCGATGATCGAGCGCGCCGGCTTTTCCCGCGTCAACTACACCAATTACACCGGCGGCATAGCGGCCCTTCATTCGGCCTGGAAGATCTAA
- a CDS encoding enoyl-CoA hydratase codes for MALKTLKTETHGRVAIITLNRPDALNALNSDLLGELRATLAQYAADDKIGAIVLTGSEKAFAAGADIKEMQSLDFVGAYMDDFFEGWSAVAATRKPVIAAVAGYALGGGCELAMMCDFIIAADTAKFGQPEITLGVLPGMGGTQRLTRAIGKAKAMDLCLTGRMMDAEEAERSGLVARVVPAAELLATATKAAEKIAGFSLPVAMMVKESVNRADEMTLAEGLRFERRMFHSLFATEDQKEGMGAFVEKRKAQFKHR; via the coding sequence ATGGCGCTCAAGACACTGAAGACGGAAACACACGGCCGGGTGGCCATCATCACGCTCAACCGGCCCGATGCGCTCAATGCGCTGAATTCGGACCTGCTGGGCGAGCTGCGCGCCACGCTGGCGCAATATGCGGCCGACGACAAGATCGGCGCGATCGTGCTGACCGGTTCGGAAAAGGCATTTGCCGCCGGCGCCGACATCAAGGAAATGCAGTCGCTCGACTTTGTCGGCGCCTATATGGACGATTTCTTCGAGGGCTGGAGCGCGGTTGCCGCGACCCGCAAGCCGGTGATTGCGGCGGTGGCCGGCTATGCGCTGGGCGGCGGCTGCGAGCTGGCGATGATGTGCGACTTCATCATTGCCGCCGATACGGCCAAATTCGGCCAGCCGGAGATCACCCTCGGGGTGCTTCCGGGCATGGGCGGCACCCAGCGGCTGACCCGCGCCATCGGCAAGGCCAAGGCGATGGATCTTTGCCTGACCGGTCGGATGATGGATGCCGAGGAAGCCGAGCGCTCGGGCCTGGTTGCCCGCGTGGTGCCGGCAGCCGAGCTTCTGGCGACCGCAACCAAGGCGGCGGAGAAGATTGCCGGGTTCTCGCTGCCGGTGGCGATGATGGTCAAGGAGTCGGTCAACCGGGCCGATGAAATGACGCTGGCCGAGGGTCTGCGCTTCGAACGGCGGATGTTTCACTCGCTGTTTGCGACCGAAGACCAGAAGGAAGGCATGGGCGCCTTCGTTGAAAAGCGCAAGGCACAGTTCAAGCACCGCTGA
- the mutM gene encoding bifunctional DNA-formamidopyrimidine glycosylase/DNA-(apurinic or apyrimidinic site) lyase: MPELPEVETVRRGLQPVMEGARIIRVEQRRADLRFPFPADFARRLEGRQIVSLGRRAKYLIADLDNGMVMVSHLGMSGSFRIEADSEGSLQPGVFHHARSKDGKHDHVVFHVEGPAGRARVIYNDPRRFGYMDLMARADLADHPWFRDLGIEPTGNSLNAGVLAERLAGKTAPLKAALLDQRIIAGLGNIYVCEAMWRAKLSPGKPAGRLVRKSGKPTEALERLTGCIRTVIEEAIAAGGSSLRDHIRTDGTLGYFQHGFSVYDREGKACPGPGCGDTVRRMVQSGRSTFHCPTCQTK; encoded by the coding sequence TTGCCGGAATTGCCAGAAGTCGAAACGGTCCGCCGCGGGTTGCAGCCGGTGATGGAGGGGGCGCGGATCATCCGCGTCGAACAACGCCGCGCCGATCTGCGCTTCCCCTTCCCGGCCGATTTCGCGCGCCGGCTGGAAGGCCGTCAGATCGTTTCGCTGGGCCGCCGGGCAAAATATCTGATTGCCGATCTCGACAACGGCATGGTCATGGTCAGCCATCTGGGCATGTCGGGCTCGTTCCGCATCGAGGCCGACAGCGAAGGCAGCCTGCAGCCCGGCGTGTTTCACCATGCCCGCTCCAAGGACGGCAAGCATGATCACGTGGTGTTCCATGTCGAGGGGCCCGCGGGCCGGGCGCGGGTGATCTACAATGACCCGCGCCGGTTCGGCTATATGGACCTGATGGCGCGCGCCGACCTTGCCGACCACCCCTGGTTCAGGGACCTGGGCATCGAGCCGACGGGCAACAGTCTTAATGCCGGCGTGCTGGCCGAGCGACTTGCGGGCAAGACCGCACCGCTGAAAGCAGCGCTGCTGGACCAGCGCATCATTGCCGGCCTGGGCAATATCTATGTCTGCGAGGCGATGTGGCGGGCGAAGCTGTCGCCCGGCAAACCGGCGGGGCGGCTGGTGCGCAAGTCCGGCAAGCCGACCGAGGCGCTGGAGCGGCTGACCGGCTGCATCCGCACGGTGATCGAGGAGGCGATTGCCGCGGGCGGCTCGTCGCTCAGGGATCACATCCGCACCGATGGCACGCTGGGTTATTTCCAGCATGGATTTTCCGTTTACGACCGCGAGGGAAAGGCTTGCCCCGGCCCCGGCTGTGGCGATACGGTCCGCCGCATGGTGCAGAGCGGGCGCTCGACCTTTCATTGCCCGACCTGCCAGACCAAGTGA
- a CDS encoding heavy metal translocating P-type ATPase, whose amino-acid sequence MTAETATQTATQTRYRVGGMDCPACGSKVQYAVARLAGVDAVEVSVGNGTMSVQHSGPVPAAAITRTVKWLGYSVAPADAPESEGADVPGHSPVELGEARWWSSRKAVLTWICGAALGAAYLVGQVMPQIGHWAFIAAMAVGLLPIAWRALTAALTGTPFSIEMLMSIAAIGAIFIGATEEAAIVVLLFLVGELLEGVAAGRARASIQGLAALVPKTALLETDGVTTQVQAAELAVGATILVRPGDRIPSDGEIIDGASSIDEAPVTGESLPRQKGPGETVFAGTINTDAVLRIRVTAAASDNTIARIVRLVEQAQESKAPTERFIDRFSRIYTPCVLVVAALVATVPPLIFGAVWSDWIYKGLAILLIGCPCALVISTPAAIAAGLSAGARRGLLLKGGAVLEALRDIDMVALDKTGTLTEGKPVVTDIVAYGRSEQKVLSLAAALETGSSHPLAMAILARARADKAPVPPAASAKAVPGKGVSGAVGGETVYLASPRAAVEQATLSEEQTARIDAFNDDGKTVSVLLVGGAVTGLLAIRDEPRQDAIKGLEALRATGVGLVMLTGDNQRTATAIGQTLGIEVRAGLLPEDKQRIVRELQARSLTVAKIGDGINDAPALAAADIGIAMGGGTDVALETADAAILHGRVTDIANMISLSRQVMANIRQNIAIALGLKAVFLVTTIIGVTGLWPAILADTGATVIVTLNALRLLGIRFDRPAAAGR is encoded by the coding sequence ATGACAGCCGAGACCGCCACTCAGACAGCCACCCAAACCCGTTACCGCGTCGGCGGCATGGATTGCCCCGCCTGCGGGTCAAAGGTGCAATACGCCGTCGCCAGGCTGGCAGGCGTCGACGCTGTCGAGGTCTCGGTCGGCAACGGCACCATGAGCGTGCAGCATTCCGGTCCGGTGCCGGCTGCGGCCATCACCCGCACGGTCAAATGGCTCGGCTATTCCGTCGCACCCGCCGACGCGCCGGAGAGTGAAGGTGCAGACGTGCCGGGTCACTCCCCTGTCGAGTTGGGCGAAGCCAGATGGTGGTCGAGCCGCAAGGCGGTTCTGACCTGGATCTGTGGCGCAGCGTTGGGCGCTGCCTATCTCGTAGGCCAGGTGATGCCGCAGATCGGCCACTGGGCCTTCATCGCCGCCATGGCCGTGGGTCTGCTGCCGATCGCCTGGCGCGCGCTCACCGCAGCGCTCACCGGCACCCCGTTTTCGATTGAAATGCTGATGAGCATCGCCGCCATCGGCGCCATCTTCATCGGCGCCACTGAGGAAGCGGCCATTGTCGTGCTGCTGTTCCTGGTCGGCGAATTGCTCGAAGGCGTCGCCGCCGGCCGCGCCCGGGCCAGCATTCAGGGGCTGGCGGCGCTGGTGCCCAAGACCGCGCTGCTCGAAACAGATGGCGTCACCACCCAGGTGCAGGCGGCGGAGCTTGCGGTTGGCGCCACCATCCTGGTCCGCCCAGGCGACCGCATTCCCTCCGATGGCGAGATCATCGACGGCGCCAGTTCCATCGACGAGGCGCCGGTGACCGGCGAGAGCCTGCCCCGGCAGAAAGGCCCCGGTGAGACCGTCTTTGCCGGCACCATCAACACCGACGCCGTGCTGCGCATCCGGGTCACCGCGGCAGCCAGCGACAACACCATTGCCCGCATCGTCAGGCTGGTCGAGCAGGCCCAGGAGAGCAAGGCCCCGACCGAGCGGTTCATTGACCGGTTCTCGCGCATCTACACGCCCTGCGTTCTGGTGGTCGCAGCACTGGTCGCCACCGTGCCGCCGCTCATCTTCGGGGCGGTCTGGTCGGACTGGATCTACAAGGGCCTGGCGATTCTGCTGATCGGCTGTCCCTGCGCGCTGGTGATCTCGACCCCCGCGGCGATTGCTGCCGGCCTGTCGGCGGGTGCCCGGCGCGGGCTGCTGCTCAAGGGCGGCGCCGTGCTTGAGGCGCTGCGCGACATCGACATGGTGGCGCTCGACAAGACCGGCACGCTCACCGAAGGTAAGCCAGTAGTTACCGATATCGTCGCCTATGGCCGCAGCGAACAGAAGGTGCTGTCGCTGGCCGCAGCGCTGGAAACCGGATCAAGCCATCCTCTGGCAATGGCCATCCTTGCCCGTGCCAGGGCGGACAAGGCGCCGGTGCCCCCTGCTGCCAGTGCCAAAGCGGTGCCCGGCAAGGGCGTGTCCGGCGCAGTCGGCGGCGAAACCGTCTATCTCGCTTCGCCCCGGGCCGCCGTGGAACAGGCCACCCTGTCGGAAGAGCAGACGGCCCGCATCGATGCCTTCAACGACGACGGCAAGACCGTGTCGGTACTTCTGGTTGGCGGCGCCGTCACCGGCCTGCTGGCTATCCGCGACGAACCGCGGCAGGATGCCATCAAGGGTCTCGAAGCGCTCAGGGCAACCGGCGTCGGTCTGGTCATGCTGACCGGTGACAACCAGCGCACTGCAACAGCCATCGGCCAGACGCTGGGCATCGAGGTGCGCGCCGGCCTGCTGCCTGAGGACAAGCAGCGCATCGTCCGCGAATTGCAGGCACGGAGCCTTACCGTTGCCAAGATCGGCGACGGCATCAATGACGCGCCGGCGCTGGCTGCCGCCGATATCGGCATTGCCATGGGCGGCGGCACTGATGTGGCGCTCGAAACCGCCGATGCGGCAATCCTGCATGGCCGCGTCACCGACATCGCCAACATGATCAGCCTGTCGCGCCAGGTCATGGCCAATATCCGGCAGAACATCGCCATCGCGCTGGGCCTCAAGGCGGTGTTCCTGGTCACTACCATCATTGGCGTCACCGGCCTCTGGCCCGCCATCCTGGCCGACACCGGCGCCACCGTGATCGTCACCCTCAACGCCTTGCGGCTGCTCGGCATCCGCTTCGACAGGCCAGCGGCAGCCGGGCGCTGA
- the ubiB gene encoding 2-polyprenylphenol 6-hydroxylase, with protein sequence MASLGTYLRLMRAGFILVREGVIVSLPAEELPGPLKFGHRIAGLLAKRQAKSAERTDRLARAVERLGPSWVKLGQFLATRPDVVGAGIAEDLSGLQDRMATFPEALARSAIEASLGRPISDLYSRFDPPIAAASIAQVHPAEVSDENGTRQVAVKVIRPGVRQRFKHDLESFYLVSELQERYIPSSRRLRPVEITKTLEQTTRIEMDLRLEAAALSEMADNTRDDPGFRVPSIDWERTGRDCVTMEWIDGIKMSNVAGLRAAGHDLDHIADQLIQSFLRHTLRDGFFHADMHQGNLFVDPAGVIVAVDMGIVGRLGKKERRFLAEILYGFITRDYQRVADVHFEAGYVQARHDPASFAQAIRAIGEPIHGQPAETISMARLLTLLFEVTELFDMQTRPELVMLQKTMVVVEGVARTLNPKFNMWKAAEPVVGDWIRDNLGPRRIAVDLKAGAIAALRLAEQMPDIANRTERLATEVGIMVENGLRFDAATSEAIGKSEARHTRSGRVALWIIAAASVWGALAIHPLW encoded by the coding sequence ATGGCAAGTCTCGGCACCTATCTGCGCCTGATGCGCGCGGGCTTCATTCTTGTGCGGGAAGGCGTCATCGTCTCCTTGCCCGCCGAAGAGCTTCCCGGCCCGCTCAAATTCGGCCACCGCATCGCCGGTCTGCTGGCCAAGCGCCAGGCCAAGAGCGCCGAACGCACCGACCGGCTGGCCCGCGCGGTTGAACGGCTCGGCCCCTCCTGGGTCAAGCTCGGCCAGTTTCTCGCCACCCGGCCCGATGTCGTCGGCGCCGGCATCGCCGAGGATCTGTCCGGCCTGCAGGACCGGATGGCGACATTTCCGGAGGCTCTCGCCCGCTCCGCCATCGAGGCCTCGCTGGGCCGTCCGATTTCCGATCTTTATTCCCGTTTCGACCCGCCGATTGCCGCGGCCTCCATCGCCCAGGTGCATCCGGCCGAGGTCAGCGACGAGAACGGCACCCGCCAGGTTGCGGTCAAGGTCATCCGGCCCGGCGTGCGGCAGCGCTTCAAGCACGATCTCGAATCCTTCTACCTGGTGTCCGAACTGCAGGAGCGCTACATCCCGTCTTCGCGCCGGCTGCGGCCGGTCGAGATCACCAAGACGCTGGAACAGACCACCCGCATCGAGATGGACCTGCGGCTTGAGGCCGCGGCCCTGTCGGAAATGGCCGACAACACCCGCGATGATCCGGGATTCCGGGTGCCCTCCATCGACTGGGAGCGCACCGGCCGCGACTGCGTCACCATGGAGTGGATCGACGGCATCAAGATGAGCAATGTCGCCGGCCTGCGCGCCGCCGGCCATGATCTCGACCACATCGCCGACCAGCTGATCCAGTCGTTTCTGCGCCACACCCTGCGCGACGGTTTTTTCCATGCCGACATGCACCAGGGCAATCTCTTCGTCGACCCGGCGGGCGTGATCGTCGCCGTCGACATGGGCATTGTCGGGCGGCTGGGCAAGAAGGAACGCCGCTTCCTCGCCGAAATCCTCTACGGCTTCATCACCCGCGACTATCAGCGAGTCGCCGATGTGCATTTCGAGGCCGGCTATGTCCAGGCCCGACACGATCCGGCCAGTTTTGCCCAGGCCATCCGCGCCATCGGCGAGCCGATCCATGGCCAGCCGGCCGAGACCATCTCGATGGCGCGGTTGCTGACGCTGCTGTTCGAGGTCACAGAGTTGTTCGACATGCAGACACGGCCGGAACTGGTCATGCTGCAAAAGACCATGGTGGTGGTCGAGGGCGTGGCCCGCACGCTCAACCCCAAATTCAACATGTGGAAGGCCGCCGAACCGGTGGTCGGCGACTGGATCCGCGACAATCTCGGCCCCCGGCGCATCGCCGTCGACCTCAAGGCCGGCGCCATCGCAGCCCTCAGGCTGGCCGAACAGATGCCCGACATCGCCAACCGCACCGAGCGGCTTGCAACCGAAGTCGGCATCATGGTCGAGAACGGTTTGCGCTTCGACGCGGCCACCTCGGAAGCCATCGGCAAGTCCGAAGCCCGTCACACCCGTTCCGGCCGCGTGGCGCTGTGGATCATCGCGGCTGCATCAGTATGGGGGGCTTTGGCGATTCATCCGCTATGGTAG
- a CDS encoding GNAT family N-acetyltransferase, with protein sequence MITYRPISLDDHDAQPLSDEAWSDGYPFVERMLHDWKSGDNRFDGPGERLIGAFDGDKLIGFCGLNRDPYTSENAGRIRHLYVSLDHRHRGIARALEARTLDGAEAWFPRIRLRATPQSRAFYERLGFVPVDEPEATHSKPLR encoded by the coding sequence ATGATCACCTATCGCCCGATTTCGCTTGATGACCATGACGCCCAGCCGCTTTCCGATGAGGCCTGGTCCGACGGCTATCCCTTTGTCGAAAGAATGCTGCATGACTGGAAGTCGGGCGACAACCGCTTTGACGGGCCCGGCGAGCGGCTGATCGGCGCCTTTGACGGCGACAAGCTGATCGGCTTTTGCGGCCTCAACCGCGATCCCTATACGAGTGAAAATGCCGGCCGCATCCGCCATCTCTATGTCAGCCTTGATCACCGCCACAGAGGCATCGCCCGGGCACTGGAAGCCCGCACACTCGATGGCGCCGAAGCCTGGTTTCCCCGCATCCGCCTGCGCGCCACGCCGCAATCGCGGGCGTTTTACGAGCGTCTCGGTTTTGTGCCTGTGGATGAGCCTGAAGCAACTCATTCCAAGCCGTTGCGGTAA